Genomic DNA from Pseudomonas sp. CCC3.1:
TGGCGACGTGCGTGCAGAATGATTTTCTTCTGAATGCCCACCAGCTCGGCATCGCCGATTTCAACGCCCAGGTCGCCACGAGCAACCATGACCGCGTCACTGGCTTTGATCAGTGCGTCGAGGGTTTCGTCGTCGGCAACGGCTTCGGCACGTTCAATTTTCGCCACCAGCCAAGCGGTACCGCCGGCTTCGTCGCGCAGTTGACGGGCGTACTCCATGTCGGCAGCGTCACGCGGGAACGACACAGCAAGGTAGTCGACTTCCATTTCGGCAGCGAGCTTGATGTCAGCCTTGTCTTTTTCAGTCAGGGCCGGTGCAGTCAGACCGCCGCCACGACGGTTGATGCCTTTGTGATCCGACAGCGGGCCGCCGATCAGCACGGTGCAGTGCAGGGCGTCGCCAGTGGCGGTATCAACACGCATCACGACACGGCCGTCATCGAGCAGCAGTTCGTCGCCGACGCCGCAATCCTTGACCAGATCCGGGTAGTCGATGCCGACGATTTGCTGGGTGCCTTCCGTCAGCGGGTGGCTGGTGGAGAAGGTAAACGTGTCACCGATTTTCAGCTCGATGCGTTTGTTGGCAAATTTGGCGATACGAATTTTCGGGCCTTGCAGGTCACCCAGCAACGCAACGAAACGGCCATGCTTGGCTGCGATGTCACGCACCAGCTTGGCGCGAGCCTTGTGCTCATCGGGAGTGCCGTGGGAAAAGTTCAGACGGGCGACGTCCAGGCCAGCGAGGATCAGCTGTTCAAGCATCTCCGGTGAATTGCTGGCAGGGCCAAGTGTGGCAACGATTTTAGTTCGACGAACGGACATGCAAAGACTCCTGAGTTCAAGCGCTGCCAAAGGCTACTATGGTCTTTGGCTGTAGTCATTGTTCCTCTGCACTACTTTCGACTTAAGTTGTGGTGCACAGGATGTGAAGAATTTAGCCCAGGGGTCGATACACTGTTGAGAACAGGAGATACCCATGCGCTTTTTGCTTATTTTAGTGTTAGCCAGCAGTGTGGTCGGTTGCACCCGCTGGTCGATGAACCACCACCTGAACAGTGCTTATCGGGCGTATGATCGCGGAAACTGCGAAGCGGTGATGCTGGAGTTGTCCGAAGTTGATCGCGACAGCCGCAGTCGCCCGTACATCTGGCCGCAGACGGCGATGCTGCGAGGGTTGTGTCTGGAGCGTACAAAGTTTTACCTGGATGCGGCCCAGACCTATCAATACATCATTAATGAATTCCCGAAGAGCGAGTATGCCTACAGGGCCAAGGCGCGAATTGAGACCTTGCGTATTCTTAAATTCATCCCGGGCCCTGGCACTGCTCAAGCGCTTCCAGCCACGCTCTAGGCTCTGTACGAAATGTATCTGCGCTCGCGCCCAACCTTCGCTCAACTCGTGTCGTAGAGGCCTTGGCGTTTTATGATGACTGAAATGGATGCTGGCTGTTTGCTATCTTTTTGCTACCCTTTCCAAGCGTTTGAACGGTTTTGATCAAACAAGAAAGAGTCTCAGTGTTCGGTTGGCAGTGTTTTAGCGTGTGGCTTTCCGAACGGTTACACCGAACTCTGGATCGCTCCAGGGTATTTGAGGTGTTAACACCGTCGTGTTAAACGGCCTTATACAGTGAAATTCGACATGGTTATCGAACGCCGCATCCAGCGTCACCAATTGACGTGTTTTTTAAGAGTCTTCAACCGGTTCACGGATAAACCCATGGGCTATTTGGGCAATGTATCCGAGGGCGGTTTGATGCTGATCAGTCAACTGCCCCTGTTGATCGATGCCGATTTTGAGCTACGGCTCAAGCTTCCAGGTGCCGATGGGCGTGTGCAATGGATCGACCTCACGGCGCGATGCCTGTGGTGCCGTGAAGATGTGACGCCCAATTACTACGACTCCGGTTTTATCCTGTACCAACCGCCTGCCGAGTACCTCAAGCTGATCAGCGATTTGAGCCAATACTTCAGCTTCCATCCCTTGCAAACCTCTGCTTGATGCATCTGCGCAGGGTGTGAGGCCTTGGCTTCGGGGCTGGTGCTGTCCGGGTTTGAGCGCCTAGACTGAGCGCGAATACTGCTCAGGAACACCCCGTGACCTCTATTTTTTGGTACGACTACGAAACTACCGGCATTAACCCGCGCTGCGATCGAGCTGTGCAGGTTGCCGGTATCCGCACCGATCTAGAACTCAATGAGATCGATCAGCCGCTCAATCTGTACTGCCAGCCCAGTGACGACATTCTTCCGCATCCCATGGCGTGCCTGATCACCGGGATTACGCCGAGTCGACTCGAAGACAAAGGGTTGGGGGAGGCCGAGTTTATGACTCGCACCCATGCACAACTGGCTCTGCCTGGAACGTGCGCCGCGGGTTACAACACGTTGCGTTTCGATGACGAGGTCACGCGCTACAGTCTGTACCGAAACTTCTTTGATCCTTACGCCCGCGAGTGGCAAGGCGGCAACAGTCGCTGGGACCTGATTGACGTTGTGCGCACAGCCTATGCCCTGCGTCCTGAAGGCATTGTCTGGCCCGAGGAAGAGGGGCGGGTGACGCTCAAGCTTGAGCGTTTGACGGCGGCCAACGGGATTGACCATGGCCAGGCGCACGATGCCTTGTCCGACGTGCGTGCAACCATTGCCTTGGCGCGTTTGATTCGCGAAAAGCAGCCGAAGTTATATGACTGGTTATTCCAGTTGCGTACTAAGCAGCGAGTGTTGGATCAAGTTCGTTTATTGCAACCGATGCTGCACATTTCTGGACGTTTCTCGGCGGCGCGACATTATGCCGGGGTGGTATTGCCGCTGGGCTGGCATCCTAAAAACCGTAATGCACTGATTGTGTGCGACCTGCACTTTGATCCACAGCCCTTGTTGGACATGGACGCCGACTCTTTGCGTGCGTTGCTTTATACGCGACGTGAGGATTTGCCCGAAGGCCAACTGCCAATTGGCCTTAAGCTGATTCACGTTAATCGTTGTCCGGTGATCGCGCCATTAAATGTAGTGCGTGCTCAGGACCAACAGCGTTTGCAGTTGAACATGGCTGAATATCAGGCGCGAGCCCGCGTGCTGATTGATGCGCAGGAAGTTTGGAAGCAAAAGTTATCGGATATTTATGCCCGTGAAGACTTCACGCCCAGTGATGATCCTGAGCAGCAGTTGTATGACGGTTTTCTCGGTGATCGTGATCGCCGGTTGTGCGAACAAGTGCGCATGAGTGACCCGGAACAATTGGCCAAAGATGCATGGCCATTTGATGATGAGCGCTTGCCTGAATTATTGTTTCGTTACCGCGCGCGAAACTTTGCGTATACCTTGAGCGCAGAAGAGCAGGCACGCTGGCAATTGTTCTGTCAGCAGCGATTGACGGATCCCGCGTTGGGTGCACCTCTGACCCTGAGCCAATTCACCGAGGCGGCAGATGCCCTGTCACGCAGCGCCACGCCCGCCGAGCTGAAGCTGTTGAACGAATGGCAGCGTTATGCGCAAGGGCTGAGTCAGCGTGTGGGCTTGGTGTCGCAGGCGAACGATCAGGATTAAAATCCAGGCAATAAAAAACGCCAGCGAGCTGGCGTTTTTATTAGAGTTGCAGAAAAGTCTGCGCGTCCGGTATCACTTAGCCGAGCAAAGTTGCCCAACCTTCAACCACGTCGCTGCCCCACTTGGCTTTCCACTCTTTCAGAGTTTTGTGGTTGCCACCTTTGGTTTCAATCACTTCACCGTTGTGCGGGTTTTTGTATTGTTTAACCTTGCGGGCACGTTTGGTGCCGGTGGTTTTAACAACACCGCGTGGTGCTTTGCTTGCCTTGGCTTCCGGATCCAGCAAGGCGATGATGTCGCGCAGCGACTTTTGGTATTCGCCCATCAGCGTACGCAGTTTGCCTTCAAATTCCAGCTCGGTTTGAAGTTTGTCGTCTTCCGACAGGTTCTTCAGGCGGGCTTGCAGTTCTTTGATGGCTTCTTCTGTTGCGCGATATTCGTTGATCAAGGACATGAGGATAACCTTATGCTGAAGAGGTGACAGGGATACAGTGGCGCAATAATAGTCAGACAGTTACAGCAAGTAAATATCCAATCTCGGATTAATTTAAATTTTTATTCATTAACTTTCGCTCGTTTGCAATAAGTCAGCTTTTAAATAGGGCTGATACCTTGGCTTTATCAATGTCATTAATAAACAATATCAATGCCGCGCAAATTCAATGCAGGCCGCGGCGCTGTTGGCGTCGACGCTTTGCCAGCGCGACCCGGTGCCTCAGGCAATAAGGCTCACGCAATACTGTAGTTTTGCTGCGCACTCGCTAGAATGGCGGCCTTAGTAAAGTTTTGGAGTTTTCCCCTCATGCGCACTTTTCGGTTGGTGATTGCCTGCCCCGACGGCGTCGGCATTGTCGCCAAGGTCAGTAATTTCCTGGCCTCCCACAATGGCTGGATCACTGAAGCGAGCCACCACTCGGACGATCAAAGCGGTTGGTTCTTTATGCGTCACGAAATTCGTGCCGACTCCCTGCCATTTGGGCTAGAGGCTTTTCGTGAGGCATTTGCCCCGATTGCCGACGAGTTTTCGATGGTGTGGCATATCACGGATACCGCGCAAAAGAAGCGTGTGGTCCTGATGGCCAGCCGCGAGTCTCACTGCCTGGCAGACTTGCTGCACCGCTGGCACAGCGATGAACTCGATTGCGATATTTCTTGCGTGATTTCCAATCACAACGACTTGCGCAGCATGGTCGAGTGGCACGGCATTCCGTTTTACCACGTGCCGGTTGACCCGAAAGACAAAGAGCCAGCCTTCGCTGAAGTCTCGCGTCTGGTCAAGCACCATGACGCTGAAGTCGTGGTGTTGGCGCGCTACATGCAAATCCTGCCGCCTGATCTATGCCGCGAGTACGCAGGCAAGGTGATCAACATTCACCACAGCTTCTTGCCGTCATTTGTCGGTGCCAAGCCTTACCATCAGGCGTCGATGCGCGGTGTGAAGCTGATCGGCGCAACGTGCCATTACGTCACCGAAGAGCTGGACGCGGGGCCGATCATCGAGCAGGACGTGGTGCGCGTGAGCCACAGTGACAGCATTGAAGACATGGTGCGTTTCGGTCGTGATGTCGAGAAGATGGTACTGGCCCGTGGCCTGCGCTATCACCTCGAAGACCGTGTGCTGGTCCACGGCAACAAAACCGTGGTGTTCTGATCTGATTGGCCTGTGTAGCCGCTGCCGCAGGCTGCGATAAGGCCCGCAGGACTTTCGCTTTAAAGCGCGATCGCTGCGCAATCCTGCGGCAGCGGCTACAGAGGGTTCGTCATGACTGATCCACTCGACAAGGCCACGTCCAGCGCCCCTGCAACCTTGGGTGAGGGCTGTTTGAGTCGTTACGACCCGGACGCCCTCAGCCCCGAGGATGGAACCGATTTTCCTGACGCCGCCAGGCTTTGGGAACAATTACAGCCAGACGCTGAAACAGACCCCGATCTGTAAGGTCATCGGTAGGAGCGAGCTTGCCTCGCGATCTTTTAAACGATCAAAAGATCGCGAGGCAAGCTCGCTCCTACAAATATTGCGATCTGAAGCCTACTTAAATACGGAAACTGCCCACCAGTTGCTTGAGGCGAGCCGCTTGCTGTTCCAGATCATTGCAGGCGCGCAAGGTGGATTGCAGGTTTTCGACGCCTTCCTGATTCAGTGTATTGATCTCGGTAATGTCCATATTGATCGACTCAACCACTGAGGTTTGTTCCTCGGTCGCAGTGGCGACGGACTGATTCATGCCA
This window encodes:
- a CDS encoding PilZ domain-containing protein — encoded protein: MVIERRIQRHQLTCFLRVFNRFTDKPMGYLGNVSEGGLMLISQLPLLIDADFELRLKLPGADGRVQWIDLTARCLWCREDVTPNYYDSGFILYQPPAEYLKLISDLSQYFSFHPLQTSA
- the sbcB gene encoding exodeoxyribonuclease I, which translates into the protein MTSIFWYDYETTGINPRCDRAVQVAGIRTDLELNEIDQPLNLYCQPSDDILPHPMACLITGITPSRLEDKGLGEAEFMTRTHAQLALPGTCAAGYNTLRFDDEVTRYSLYRNFFDPYAREWQGGNSRWDLIDVVRTAYALRPEGIVWPEEEGRVTLKLERLTAANGIDHGQAHDALSDVRATIALARLIREKQPKLYDWLFQLRTKQRVLDQVRLLQPMLHISGRFSAARHYAGVVLPLGWHPKNRNALIVCDLHFDPQPLLDMDADSLRALLYTRREDLPEGQLPIGLKLIHVNRCPVIAPLNVVRAQDQQRLQLNMAEYQARARVLIDAQEVWKQKLSDIYAREDFTPSDDPEQQLYDGFLGDRDRRLCEQVRMSDPEQLAKDAWPFDDERLPELLFRYRARNFAYTLSAEEQARWQLFCQQRLTDPALGAPLTLSQFTEAADALSRSATPAELKLLNEWQRYAQGLSQRVGLVSQANDQD
- the mvaT gene encoding histone-like nucleoid-structuring protein MvaT, translated to MSLINEYRATEEAIKELQARLKNLSEDDKLQTELEFEGKLRTLMGEYQKSLRDIIALLDPEAKASKAPRGVVKTTGTKRARKVKQYKNPHNGEVIETKGGNHKTLKEWKAKWGSDVVEGWATLLG
- a CDS encoding tetratricopeptide repeat protein produces the protein MRFLLILVLASSVVGCTRWSMNHHLNSAYRAYDRGNCEAVMLELSEVDRDSRSRPYIWPQTAMLRGLCLERTKFYLDAAQTYQYIINEFPKSEYAYRAKARIETLRILKFIPGPGTAQALPATL
- the pyk gene encoding pyruvate kinase, which encodes MSVRRTKIVATLGPASNSPEMLEQLILAGLDVARLNFSHGTPDEHKARAKLVRDIAAKHGRFVALLGDLQGPKIRIAKFANKRIELKIGDTFTFSTSHPLTEGTQQIVGIDYPDLVKDCGVGDELLLDDGRVVMRVDTATGDALHCTVLIGGPLSDHKGINRRGGGLTAPALTEKDKADIKLAAEMEVDYLAVSFPRDAADMEYARQLRDEAGGTAWLVAKIERAEAVADDETLDALIKASDAVMVARGDLGVEIGDAELVGIQKKIILHARRHNKAVIVATQMMESMIQNPMPTRAEVSDVANAVLDYTDAVMLSAESAAGAYPLEAVQAMARICVGAEKHPTSKTSSHRIGKTFESCDQSIALAAMYTANHFPGVKAIIALTESGYTPLIMSRIRSSVPIYAFSPHRETQARAAMFRGVYTVPFDPASLPPEQVSQAAIDELLKRGVVEKGDWVILTKGDSYHTIGGTNGMKILHVGDKMV
- the purU gene encoding formyltetrahydrofolate deformylase, with product MRTFRLVIACPDGVGIVAKVSNFLASHNGWITEASHHSDDQSGWFFMRHEIRADSLPFGLEAFREAFAPIADEFSMVWHITDTAQKKRVVLMASRESHCLADLLHRWHSDELDCDISCVISNHNDLRSMVEWHGIPFYHVPVDPKDKEPAFAEVSRLVKHHDAEVVVLARYMQILPPDLCREYAGKVINIHHSFLPSFVGAKPYHQASMRGVKLIGATCHYVTEELDAGPIIEQDVVRVSHSDSIEDMVRFGRDVEKMVLARGLRYHLEDRVLVHGNKTVVF